GTTGACCTTTGCAGGTCGGGTCAGTCAGGTTTGTATACCAACGCCTAGTTTCGGGAGCTGCGGGTATTTAAaccccctcaccccctcctTCTTTGGATACTTATTCTAACACGAAGAATATACCTCTAGAGGCCATTAGAGCTCTCCCACTCCATCTTTGTGAGTTCCCTTGAGAAATCTTGTTTGTTGGGTTGAGAGGGTGAAAGATTGAGTGATTGAAAGCAAGAGTGAGCCATTCCCATCCTTGAGCACTTGTGCACTTCATCAAGCATTTcatgaagcatttgttactcttggaggtgaagcctcctagatggctagggGTTGCCCGTGAGCTCCCAACCTTTGTGGTGAGCTGCGGGAAGTTTGTGAAGGCATCGATCTTGCCTTCGTAAGGGAAGAGATCAAGATAGTGAAGCAAGGAAAAGGGTTGAAAGAGACCTGGGTCAAGAGGTACCCAGCCCCTCAACGGAGAGTAGGTGCTTCCTTGGAAGTAGCCGAACTCCGGTAAAACAAATTGACGTGTCTCCACTCTCGGTTTGCTTGTTCTTGAGTTCTTATAGTTCATCTTGTTCATATGCTTCTCTAGTTGAATTTTGGGCTCATAGTCTGATCTCTTTATTGAGTATGATCTGAGTGTACGTGTTCCATGGATCTATAAGTATACATCCTCTCAAGGCCGTGGTAACTCATAGATCTAAATTTCATTGGCTAAATTTGTGTGGCTTTTGAAATCAATATCTCAGGGTGGGCTGCGCCAATTCAAAGTTGGGTGAGCTGAGTTGAATCGGTTGAGCTGGTTTTGAACTAGCGCCCACGCAACAAGGTCGGCGCACCACCTGGTGCTCCAAGTCAAAGTCGGTTGAGCTGACTTGACCCGTCTGAGCCGGGTTTGTACTATCGGTTGCatattgtgtttgaattttttttaggaatgcctattcaccccccccccctcaaagGCGATATCAAGGCACCTTTCAATTGTTATCAAAGCTAAGGCTCTCAATTTCGGGCTTAACCGCCTTGAGAGAAGATGTCTACGGGAGGTGATGTATTGGTAGAACTTCtttactgcccatttggagattcttcctgttgcacCTCAGTTTTGGAGTatgtctcccaaggggaagtctgtgatgacggagatgttgtattcctggaagtaatgtcgtagcttccgcgaggtgaatagtattgcgtatagcaacttCTATACTAACGGATACCTTgttttggagtctgacaacaccttgctgacgaagtagacgggcctctatACCTTGTATACATGGCTTgattctggtctttcaaccacgatcgtcGTGCTGACGACGTTAGTAGTCGCGGCGATGTAgagtagcaagtcttcattgggagtaggtgccgtgaggaccggtgcctttgataagaagtccttcaactgttgaaaGGCTTGTTCCACCTCCTTGGTCCACTGGAACttatcttgccacttgagtagtttgaagaagggtagttcCTGTTCTCCAAGTCTTAAGATAAacctgttgagggccgccatgcatgcaGTCAGCTTCTGAACATCCTTAATGCATGATGGAGCATAcaagttggtgatggcagcgATCACCTCGGGATTAGCTTCTATTTctcgatggctgatgatgaacctaaGTAGTTTTCTAGAGGGTACACCAAACACACACTTTGTCgggttcagtttccaccggtatgctcacaggcttgcgaaggtttcttcaaGATCTGTAATAAAGTTGtcaggatttctggtctttatgaccacgtcatccacgtacgcctctacgttgcggtgtagctggtTCTGCAAACACTCCTAGATGGCTCATTGATATGTGGCAcatgcgttcttcaacccgaaggacattgaagtgtagcagaaagctccgtacaGTGTGATGAAAGTCGTCTTGATCTATTCTTCCTCCTTAAGTGCTATTtggtgataccccaagtagcagtcgaggaaacagagtagagcaCACCCAGcctcgagtcgatgacttgatcaatcctagggagccccaAGGGAttctttggatagtgcttgttgaggtctgtgtagtcaacacacatcctccactcattattGTTCTTCTTCCGCACCAAAATGAGGTTAGCTAACCACTCTGGATGaaggacttcttttatgaagccagctgtgagtagtttggctagttcttttttgatggcttctcttctgtcttgggcgaaacGGTGTAGTCGTTGTCACttgggcgtagctttgggatccacattcagtgagtgctcgatcaactccctgagCACCCCCGTCATATCaaatggcttccatgcgaagatgtctcggttggcccggaggaagctgacgagcgcatCTTCCTATTTTGGATCTAGCCCTAaaccgatcagggctgtcttggagctgtcACCAGTCTCGAGGTCAATAGCTTTGAGGTCAACCTCTCCTGTCGGCTTgatcttggttgcccccgacttcttctctgggatttcgagttctgtcGGGGACAATTTTTTGGAGGCGGCGAAGACATGCATTAcggagtttggcacctgagtagtcgCTACCAGCTCCACAGCTTCTATATCGCAGTTGTATGATTTCTTTAAGTCTCCACACAGGgaaagtactcccttgggtcctggcattttgagtactagatACACGTAATGCGAGATGGCTATGAACTTGGCCAGTGCTGGTCTTCtgaggatggcgtggtatgaAGTTTCaaagtcagccacctcgaacAGGATGTACTCGGTCCGGTAATGATCCTTGGTCCTGAAAGTAACTAGCAAAAcaacctgaccaaggggtacagccacGTTACCCGGGATAATCTCATACAACGGAGAGTTCATCGAGGTGAGCATAGCTGTCATGTTGAGGTCCATTTCCTCAAAGTCTTAGCGAAGAGCACGTTGAGTCCGctaccgccatcaatgagtacttttgtgaagCGAGAGCCTGCGACAATTGGATCAAGGACAAGAGGATAGCATCCTGGgtcggagaaactagtccactgatcttttcttgaaaaggtgattggcacctcggaccacttaagGAAAGTAGGCGTTGatggctcaatggacatgatttctcGGAGGGTTAACTTCTGGGACTgcttggtagcagtacccggAGTGCCACCGAatatgacgttgatggtgttggacgggttctggaattttccATTGTCATCCTCATCTCCATCTTTTTTGGCCTTTCCCTTATCTTTAGCTCCAGAAGATTCCGGCAGATCTTTGATGACTCTACGAAGACTTATGTAgtccatcgcagagtgtttggagtttgggtgccatgggcactgttttttcAGGAGCACCTTAAAAGGAGTCCTCCCTTGGTTTCCACCGCTCTTCTTGGAGGATTGGGACATTGCCGCaacagtattgtctagcttcctCTTGCGGTTTTGACCACTCGAGCAGTTGGGTCGGTTGTCATTGTGGTGATCGTTGCGATTCTTGCCGTTACCTTGGCCGTTGTTCTAATTGTTATTGTTCTAGCCTCTGTTACGACTAGATTCGAACCGCTCTATATTCTTATCTTCTTAATTTGCCCGGGCTTGGatcatggtcttgagagacttAATATCCTCCGGGcgtcttctgccaaagtcttggaacatctgacggtcatagagaccgttctggaagcactctatggcATCCTTCTCTGTGATCAAAAAAATAGCGTAGGTAACTACGCAGGGTTTCACCTTATTCTTGTTTGACTTgtgacaagtcgatcctgttgcgaGGATGTTGCATCGCCCCtgtgaagttgtttgtgaacgccGCCTTCAGTTGACTCCATGCGTCGATGGAGTTCCTTCTAAGAGACTCGAGCCAAGTGGGTagccctgcctccatgcagatggggaagtagatgaccttggtgtcatcgtttcctcctACCGCTTAGACCGTTAGCGAGTAGCATTGCAGCCATTGGAATAGATCCTTCTTGCTGTCGTATTTGTTGATACCCGAAAGTTTAAACTTGTTGGGTAGAACTGTCTTGCGTACTCAGCTTGAaaaggcggggaacccgtcagtaTATTCTCCCGAGTAGTCAACTTCTTGATCGTGTTCGCGGTGGTGCCCTTCAATGATGTCACGAGCGTTGCAATTCTGGTTGATCTGCTGGCGAAGGTCATGAGGTTGCTCAGGTTCTGGGTAGGGCCAACGGTGGCCGAGGGTCCCGTCTGACTACCTTCTGCCCTGTGTTGACTTACCCTGGGTTGCTCAATCCTGGGAACCTCATTTTTGGCGGCTTCATTGCAACTTGGATGCCTGCCACTGCTACCATGGTGGGAGGAGGTGCGTTGGACCAAGTTGATTGGACTCTGTCGATCGAGTAGTTCGTACGCGTGCTCCACTAGTAGGgctagttgcctggtgtacttgtccTGCACCATCGCCCGAGTGAGCAGGTCAATGGAGGTGACAGTGGAGAGAGGAGTGTTATGTTGACGCGTTGAAATTTCTTCGAACGCTTGATccaggttcatgatgggtaggtcatTTGCAAGGCGGCGTCGATGTTCTACTCGCTTtgcgtttcttgctcgtcggCGCGCCCTTTGATCTTCTATCTCTTCCCCTTGGACATTGGCAGAGAGTTCATCCACCGACACGTCATCAGGGTGACGCTCGCGTCGTGGATTCCTTTCTGGTTGTTCTACTCCATCATCATTGGCTCTTTGGGGAGTGACAATGGCGAGTAGTTCTTGCTCTGGGGAGAAACTACTCGAGCTTGACATGATGATCTCCGTAGggccgtcttcttcgtagataggagacagaggtgttccttcctggtatgggaggtcATCGAGATACGCGACGAGGTGTGACTCGTCATCCCTGGCAAGGGCAGATGGTTTCATGCTAggtcagtagacgaatctgccttgtggagtagatgtgattactagGCCTTGTTGCGGACTTGATAAGGGAATCTCCTCGTCcgaatccgagtagtagtcaaaATCCTTGATCGAACCCGAGTTAGATATTGTCAGATTTGTAagtccggcagtccaccagggggttacccaagtggttgatttataggtgagggcgattgcaagaccaagaactcgaaagTAATCGCAAGAAGCCTGGTAGAAGGCGCCTGCGTTtcagagtccgaacgggaacCGAGTTGTGTTGTAGACCAATTCGCACGATGGCACGAGCGCCAGCTCATGGGAACCAAtccgactggtgggagaagtcgagttgtacttggaCTCGCCCCTGGGACCTCGGAagaggtcgaaaattttgttgaatttttcaaagaaacctccaaagcttggcgatggagatcaatgtcgtagtgcttctcctaCAGGGCCGGtacgatgtggcggtggaagttccCAACACCGTCCGCCACGCAGACCTAGAAGCTGAAGACGAACATCGCGCCTTCTTCGAATGCAACGGTGAACTTGAGGATGACCGGAGCCATCGAGTTCCCCAGTGGATCTTTAGCGAGATCctctacctagcgcgccagctgtcggtgtttagactcggcaacctactgagggggtacccaaggtagtgttttgtacgtggggctcgccgaagataaggaactcgaaggtgaactcgaacacacaatttagacaagtacgagccgcttatgtcgcgtaataccctacgtcctgtgtgttggttggattgtattaaTTGATGGTATATTTGGAGGGGGTTCCTGCCTTACCTTATATTGCTAGAGGcaaggttacaggtcggttgttgcACAGGAGTTCTAGTTGGATTCGACcagagagttctactctaattgctacgagtagtttcctaatcctcaactagtccttgtccgccacgtagactacgccgtcctgcaccgtagtcttcaTATCTGACACATCTTGGCATACAAtcccgtattgtaggactgtctaAACCTTCCGGTggatccatagatgtatggtcgACAGGTAGCGAGACCgaaaaggagagggagagagggtggCGGCTGAGCTTTTGATGAGCCTAGGGTCCGAGTTCACTGCTGAGCTTTTAACTGAAATGTTTTTTTCATCTCAAATTattatttgttttgacttttctagatacataacttttgctatggacctatgtatatagaaaagataaaataattaGTAATTTAGTACGAAGGGAGTGAGTAAGCATGGAATTTTGCGCTCTTCGGTGCTTAAGAGGAACACGATCGTGGGACTTGCAAATTTTGTATTCCTTCTCCCTACAGACACTGACAGATCCAAAAGCTTATGAGCACTCCTTTTCAGGATTATCTATCAGTACATACAAAAATATACTTTGAAGACCCCCAAAAAAAACAGCAGTTTATATCATCTAGAAATTCCATCTTGATGGATTTAGGAGTGCACGTGAAACCAATCTGGTTCATATAAGCTCTCCAGCTGTTGATTTCCTATCCGGTcacgttttttttcttttagaggATGGAATATCCGGTCATAAAAAAGTTCAACCTTCTTCTGTAGTTAGTAGGAGCATGATTTAAACTCGAAACAAGCTGTCACGTGCTGTTTATTTAATTTCCAGCTCAGCACCAAACGGTAAGATTTCGAACTACTCCGTCCGTACTTGCGATCCCACGAGAGGAGGGACGACGGGCGTCAAAGGGAGTACTAGGGGCCCACCCTCCAGTCTCGGAAGACGGCCAAGCGGGGCCCTACCGtcagccgccgcggccgcgactACGTGCGTCGATCTGACGTCATCCGGTTCATGCTGTGAACGCGAGAGGCGGCCACGAGTCCGCGACCGACCGGGAGCCCGAGACCGAAGCCGCGTCTTCCTCGCCTCGCCgatctctcctcctccctcccgttCGTGCGCGCCGGCCTTTATTACCTTCTTCCGCTCTCTCTGTTCCCTCGCTAGCTCGTGGTTGGGGATCGGATTCCGTAGACGTCGCCGAGTGAATTGATCAGGTACGTGCATGCAGATCGatgtcgccgtcgtcgttgaTACCTCGCCCTAATCTCCGATCCCTTCGTACGTTGTATGTCGTTGATACGATGGAATCTCGTTGATCCTTCCTTGCATTGACGCGtcgtgtgtgtgcgcgcgcgcgctttCGTAGGGATCGTCGTCGGCGCCAGCGATGGACCGCGACGAGGAGATGGGCCACGGCGACCGGTCGCTGCTGTTCatcggcgacgaggacgacgacctcGGCGCCGACCGGGACGGCGGCTCCCCGCCGACCTCCTCCGACGAGGGCTCCTTCTCCGAGCGGAGCGACGACGACGCACGCACCCCacggggcgggcgcggccgcggcggcgatgagAGGGGCGACGCGCCCGACGACGGCCAGAAGGGCACGTGGCCGCAGAGTTACAGGTTCGCCCTCTCGCctgtcctcctcttcctccacgcGACGACATGATCCATGCAGTAACGGCGGCCTGATTTGATTTCTCTCGTCGGGGTTTTTTCGTGTCGCGCGCAGGCAGTCGATCGACATGCTGAGCGCGGTGCCGTCGCCGACGGTGAGCACGCTCATGGCGGCGAGCCCGAGCCTCACCAAGTTCGGGAGCTCCTTCATCAAGGCagggagctccttcttcctcaaGAAGGGGGAGGGCTCGCTGCTGCCGCTCACCAGGCCGCTGCTGCCGACTTCGCTCTCGCAGCTCTCGCAGTCGTCGCTGCACCGGCCGCCCGTCAAGCAGTCCACGGACAACCTCGGcctcccgccgcggccgccggctgcGCACGAGGCCGGGCTGCCGGAGCGGCCGTCGAGGGCGTGCCTTAAGTCCGACTACATCGAGCTTCCGCCGCCTGCTAGCAAGTGCAGCAGCGGCCAATCAATCATCAATGGTGCGTTCAGCTAGCATTGATTCTTTTGGAGTTAAATTTGTTTGTTCATGTCCAAAACTTCATGCATTTATACCTGAATACTTCTGAACTGGTCTGAATAACTAGCTAGTTTCAGGAACATGGATGCCAATTTCAGTAATGCTAACCTTGACTTCAGTAATGATAATGTTAAGCTCAGTTAATCTTGAATTTTTTGTGCTAAGTTTGTTGTCCATCACAAGTCATAACTGAATATCTGAACTGGTCTGAATCAGCTGCAAAGTAATTAGCTAGGTTCAGTATCATGGATTCTAATCTTTGTTTCTGAATCTCTCGTTGAAATTGCAGGGTTTAATGTTCTTTGCGGCGTTGGAATTCTCACCACGGCTTATGGAATCAAGGAAGGAGGATGGTTAAGCCTCCTACTGCTGCCCTTGTTGGGTGGCAGTTCGTGCTACACTGGCTTGCTTCTGAAGAGATGCATAGACAGTTCACCGAACATTGAGACATACCCAGATATTGGACAAGTCGCTTTTGGTATATTTGGTCGAATCTTTGTATCGGTGTGTATTCCCTGACAATATACATTTCTGCAAATTCATCTCATCTATTGTTTGACTGATAACATCTCTTTTGCAGGTGGTACTTTACATGGAGCTTTATGTAAGTATTATCTGGTTCTGAAACTTATTACTGGGTACAGTCAGTATGCCTTTGATTGCTGAACATAAGTAAACTTTCTTATGCAGGCAAGCTGTGTGGAGTACATCACACTGCTAGGAGACAGCTTATCCTCAGTGTTTCCCTCCGCACATTTAGCTTTTACCGGTGTCGACCTGAACGCACATAATCTTTTTGCAATCACAATGGCCTTGGCAATTCTTCCATCAGTCTGGCTCAGGAACCTCAGCCTCCTCTCATATCTTTCTGGTAAGTACTATGTAGAATCTATACAGCATTACCTCTTATCTTTCAGGGCAATGTAGGACTATTTCTGCTCTTTTTATAAAGAATGACAGTACTAGAATTGACTCTTATAGCTACTATTTCAGTTAGTTCTTGAACAACAAAATAATCTTTCAATGAATGGATGATTGTTCTTGACCATCTTTGCACTGAATTATCGCAGCTGGAGGTGTGATCGCAACAATAACAGTTATTGTTTGCCTATTTTGGGTTGGCATTGGAGAAGGAATTGGATTCCACCCTTCTGGTGCTATAGTGAACGTGACCCACCTTCCAGTGGCACTTGGCCTGTATGGATACTGCTACTCAGGACACTCGGTTTTTCCAAACATATATTCGTCAATGAAGGACCGCTCGCAGTTTCCATTTGTGCTCCTGTTCTGGTAAGTACCTCAAATATCAATACTATTGAGTAGCATCTGAACCTGacaaatgaaatgct
This sequence is a window from Setaria italica strain Yugu1 chromosome III, Setaria_italica_v2.0, whole genome shotgun sequence. Protein-coding genes within it:
- the LOC101768367 gene encoding amino acid transporter AVT1C codes for the protein MDRDEEMGHGDRSLLFIGDEDDDLGADRDGGSPPTSSDEGSFSERSDDDARTPRGGRGRGGDERGDAPDDGQKGTWPQSYRQSIDMLSAVPSPTVSTLMAASPSLTKFGSSFIKAGSSFFLKKGEGSLLPLTRPLLPTSLSQLSQSSLHRPPVKQSTDNLGLPPRPPAAHEAGLPERPSRACLKSDYIELPPPASKCSSGQSIINGFNVLCGVGILTTAYGIKEGGWLSLLLLPLLGGSSCYTGLLLKRCIDSSPNIETYPDIGQVAFGIFGRIFVSVVLYMELYASCVEYITLLGDSLSSVFPSAHLAFTGVDLNAHNLFAITMALAILPSVWLRNLSLLSYLSAGGVIATITVIVCLFWVGIGEGIGFHPSGAIVNVTHLPVALGLYGYCYSGHSVFPNIYSSMKDRSQFPFVLLFCFTVVTLVYAGVAVSGFLMFGESTMSQFTLNLPQQYIPSKIAIWMTIVNPYTKYALTMTPVALSIEEALPQKMQSYLVGMSVRTCLVLSTVAVALLFPYFALVMALLGSVFTMLVALILPCACYLSIKKGAVPLWEIILCIIIIMIGVVCACVGSYTSINQMISSR